TTTCGATGACGAAGGGATGCTCGCCCGCATAGACGACAGGACAAAGGTGCTCTTCGTGTGCAACCCCAACAACCCCACGGGCACCTACTGGGACGAATCGAGGCTCAGGCGGTTTCTCGACACCATCGCCGGCAGGCAGATCGTCGTTGTTGACGAGGCGTACTGCGAATTCGTCGAGGCTCCCGACTACCCTGACGCGATGAAACTGCTTAAGGAATATCCCAACCTTGTGACCTTCCGGACCTTTTCCAAGATGTACGGTCTTGCGGGCCTTCGCATCGGGTACCTTGCCGGAAGCCGCGACGTGGTGGACGTCATCAGGCGGACATGCATCGTCTATTCGGTGAACGGCCTGGCGCAGGAGGCGGCGCTTGCCGCCATCGGCGACGAGGAGCATGTGGCGAGGACAAGAGGGCATGTGAATGCCGAGAAGGCCTACCTGCTCGGGGAGCTTGCGGGTCTCGGCGTCGAGACGCATACAGGGGAAGGATGTTATGTCATGGTCAGACTTCCCATGAGCGATACGCTCGTTTACCGGCGGCTCATGACAAAAGGGGTCATGATCCGGACCATGACGGGTTTTCGTTTCCCCAACTGGATCCGGGTGAGCATCGGGGTCCACGAGGCAATGGAGGACTTTGTCCGCGGCCTCGGCGAGATCCTCTCCGAGAGGGAAGCCCTGTGAAGGAAAGGGCCGGACATTTTCTTGACGGACCCCGCCTCGATGCCTTTTCGAAGGTCACGGGGAGCGTAAAATATTCCGTTGACGAGTACCCCGGGGAATTCCTGTGGGCCGCTGCAAAAAGGGCGCTCGTGCCTCACGCCCGTCTTCTTGCCGTTCACGGTTCACGCGCCGCGGCGCTTCCCGGTGTTGTTCGCGTGCTGACCTTCCGTGACGTCGGCGGGTCGAACAGACTGGGCATCGTCAGGAACCATCAGCCGGTTCTCGTCGACACGGTCATCCGCCACGCCGGCGACCCCGTCGCCCTCGTCCTCGCCCGGAGCACAGAGGCGCTTTCCGAGGCCCTCGAACTCATCACTTTCGACTACGACCCTCTGCCGGGTATCTTTGACGCTGAAGAGGCCCTGAAAGAGGGAACGCCCAGGATCCACGAAGACAATGACGAGGGGAATCTCATGAGGGCTATAGAGGTCAGGCGCGGTGACCCGGCCGCGGCGTTTCGCGATTGCGATGTCATAGCCGAGGGTGTCTTCGAGACCTCGCGCCAGGAGCACGCCTATCTCGAGACGGAGGCGGGGTGGGCCTATATCGATGACGGCGGAGTGCTCGTTGTTACGGCGTCGACTCAGACCCCCTACCGTGACAGGCAAGAGATGGCCCTGGCTTTGGGGCTCGACGCGGATAGGGTGCGTGTCGTTGCCCCTTATCTCGGCGGGGCATTCGGGGGGAAGGACGGCATTACGGTACAGTGCCTTCTCGGCCTTGGGGCGCTCAACTCAGGGGGTCTGCCCGTCAAGATGTGGTGGGACAGGAGGGAGAGCTTTCTTGCCGGGGTGAAGAGACTCCCCGCGAAGGCGTACTATCGCCTTGGTGCGAAAAAGGACGGCACATTCCAGGCACTTTCCTGCAGGCTCTACTTCGATGCCGGCCCCTATGCGGGACTTACGGGCGAGATCATGGCGATGGGCGTGGAGCATGCGGGATCGGCATACCGGATCCCCAACGTTCGCATCGAGGGGTATTGCGCGTACACGAACAACGCACTGGGCGGTCCTTTCCGCGGCTTTGGGGTGCCGCAGTCGATGGCAGGCATGGAGCAGGTCGTTACCATGGTTGCCGAAAAGCTCTCCATGGATCCTATCGAGGTGCGCCGCATCAATGCCCTGCGGACCGGTGACAGGAACTGCGTGGGTGTGGAACTCAGGCACTCGGCGGGGTTCCCCGAATGTATCGAAAGGCTCGCGGAGCACCCGCTGTGGAAAGACCGTGAGGCGTGGAAGGCGTCGGCCCCGAGATGGAAAAAGCGCGGCTGCGGCATCGGCTGCATGGCCCATGCGATAGGTTACCCGGCGTTGGTCCCCGACCAGGCGAACGCAAGGGTGGAATTGAAAGAGGACGGGACGATCCGGCTTTATTCGGGCGTCACCGATATGGGGCAGGGTAA
The genomic region above belongs to Syntrophorhabdaceae bacterium and contains:
- the hisC gene encoding histidinol-phosphate transaminase, which produces MFDVPLNKLVPEYIKKFEAYIPSRPDPELMKLYKVDRLWRLNNNENPLGPPEGSARIIAGFSPKRASIYPSGDAYYLRVKLAEKFGLDPDQIIFGNGANEAIAFVIKAFCQEGDNIVTADKTFAVYEWVAEFSGFEARLVPLRDFGFDDEGMLARIDDRTKVLFVCNPNNPTGTYWDESRLRRFLDTIAGRQIVVVDEAYCEFVEAPDYPDAMKLLKEYPNLVTFRTFSKMYGLAGLRIGYLAGSRDVVDVIRRTCIVYSVNGLAQEAALAAIGDEEHVARTRGHVNAEKAYLLGELAGLGVETHTGEGCYVMVRLPMSDTLVYRRLMTKGVMIRTMTGFRFPNWIRVSIGVHEAMEDFVRGLGEILSEREAL
- a CDS encoding xanthine dehydrogenase family protein molybdopterin-binding subunit, with translation MKERAGHFLDGPRLDAFSKVTGSVKYSVDEYPGEFLWAAAKRALVPHARLLAVHGSRAAALPGVVRVLTFRDVGGSNRLGIVRNHQPVLVDTVIRHAGDPVALVLARSTEALSEALELITFDYDPLPGIFDAEEALKEGTPRIHEDNDEGNLMRAIEVRRGDPAAAFRDCDVIAEGVFETSRQEHAYLETEAGWAYIDDGGVLVVTASTQTPYRDRQEMALALGLDADRVRVVAPYLGGAFGGKDGITVQCLLGLGALNSGGLPVKMWWDRRESFLAGVKRLPAKAYYRLGAKKDGTFQALSCRLYFDAGPYAGLTGEIMAMGVEHAGSAYRIPNVRIEGYCAYTNNALGGPFRGFGVPQSMAGMEQVVTMVAEKLSMDPIEVRRINALRTGDRNCVGVELRHSAGFPECIERLAEHPLWKDREAWKASAPRWKKRGCGIGCMAHAIGYPALVPDQANARVELKEDGTIRLYSGVTDMGQGNGGTYLRIAAEILNQDPVTMELIQPDTDHGLPSGSSSASRTTYTFGNAVIEAAGALRETILRVAAGSLGAEGIDAVELLPGMARVKGSAREIALRDVAALIDVGGRSCKGYFRAPYDESTLDIMYLGAHVLFSYGAHLARIEVDTLTGRIDVVDYVAVTDAGKVLNRSVYDQQVQGSIAQGIGWALTEDYIVKEGRHETGDLATYIVPTSVDVPDMVSIAVEPDETTGPFGMKGIGEVVISGCLPAIANAFHDACGVRIMTSPLTPERVLSALVEEGERG